The following proteins come from a genomic window of Pelagicoccus albus:
- a CDS encoding sulfite exporter TauE/SafE family protein yields the protein MTIDWPTFLYLAIILFIAGFSHGVTGFGVGIVAISLLTLFLPIYYAAAFAALTALLTGLVILFVYRNSFTLRPVLKLLAGAIPGIPVGMHFVRKLDSQVALSLLGVVIIGFSLFSLSRPHLPKIKYPWVAYLFGFGSGTLAGAFNAGGPFAIIYGLCSGWNEKEFKSNITGYMMINMTALIVMHGANGNLPLPHLKLFALASPILILSVLLGLKSAHLLNPQTLKRIVLCFLLLIGVKYSISIV from the coding sequence ATGACAATTGATTGGCCAACCTTCCTGTATCTAGCGATTATCCTCTTCATTGCAGGCTTCTCGCACGGGGTGACCGGCTTCGGAGTTGGCATCGTGGCCATCTCGCTACTCACCCTTTTCCTCCCGATCTACTACGCTGCCGCATTCGCCGCATTAACAGCGCTGCTCACGGGCTTGGTTATCCTATTCGTTTATCGCAATTCGTTCACCTTGCGACCGGTTCTGAAGCTCCTCGCAGGAGCCATCCCCGGAATTCCGGTGGGCATGCACTTCGTCAGGAAACTGGATTCCCAAGTTGCCCTTTCTCTGCTCGGAGTCGTTATCATCGGATTTTCTTTGTTCTCCCTGAGTCGTCCACATTTGCCTAAGATTAAGTATCCATGGGTTGCATACCTATTTGGATTCGGCTCAGGCACGCTCGCCGGGGCCTTCAACGCAGGCGGCCCCTTCGCCATCATCTACGGCTTGTGCTCGGGTTGGAACGAAAAGGAATTCAAAAGCAACATCACCGGTTATATGATGATCAATATGACCGCCTTAATCGTCATGCACGGAGCAAATGGCAATCTCCCACTTCCCCACCTAAAGCTTTTCGCTTTGGCCTCCCCCATTCTCATACTATCCGTGCTGCTCGGACTGAAATCAGCGCATCTCCTAAACCCGCAGACCTTGAAACGTATAGTCCTCTGTTTCCTTCTGCTGATTGGTGTCAAATATTCGATCTCCATCGTCTGA
- a CDS encoding VOC family protein codes for MITQLDHIALGVEDIEASIAFFTQKLNFRVGRRGTHMVSGRPIVFIWDPGTGTKFELIEVDAGKGGVDHFAFRTDDVTADCQAMSEGGYPPVRGPKRTETAKMETAHFVAHEGLKIQICNYDEGAEDTILPSS; via the coding sequence ATGATTACCCAATTAGACCACATTGCCCTCGGTGTTGAAGACATCGAAGCGAGCATCGCGTTCTTTACGCAAAAACTTAATTTTAGAGTCGGTCGCCGCGGAACACACATGGTCAGTGGCCGCCCTATCGTATTCATCTGGGACCCGGGAACCGGCACCAAGTTCGAGCTTATCGAGGTAGACGCCGGCAAAGGAGGCGTAGACCATTTCGCCTTTCGCACGGACGATGTCACCGCTGATTGCCAAGCGATGTCCGAGGGGGGGTATCCTCCCGTTCGCGGCCCCAAGCGGACCGAGACAGCAAAGATGGAAACCGCTCATTTTGTAGCCCACGAGGGCTTGAAGATACAAATATGCAACTATGACGAGGGAGCGGAGGATACCATTCTTCCGAGTTCCTGA